The following are encoded together in the Diabrotica undecimpunctata isolate CICGRU chromosome 7, icDiaUnde3, whole genome shotgun sequence genome:
- the LOC140445323 gene encoding uncharacterized protein: MITQNMEGTSCTAEPEIFESEKWVITKNENGAVKVATCEEEETRIYDKTRDWIVTEDENDPENDPKNEHTPMTKNIGRFFICDLFTADKVENGFVCKNITFSRVLLCGNVVHRYEYSQHYFIDVDDGTSVIRCIISVNTLNSLKKLDNDLEACKEWLLRKTTNKSSWVKGAQITMSSINYLQKTIPAFNEIELGDTIKIFGRLKENAYGRNVFIQKIWIEQNNSLVFNKYLEEMINVYENQYNIRFNNRFD, encoded by the exons ATGATAACTCAAAATATGGAAGGCACCTCTTGTACTGCTGAACCAGAAATATTTGAATCAGAGA AATGGGTaataacaaaaaatgaaaatgggGCTGTTAAAGTAGCTACTTGTGAGGAAGAGGAAACTCGAATATATGACAAAACAAGAG acTGGATAGTTACTGAAGATGAAAACGATCCAGAAAATGATCCAAAAAACGAACACACTCCAATGACTAAAAATATTGGAAGATTTTTCATCTGTGATTTATTTACTGCTGATAAAGTTGAAAATGGTtttgtttgtaaaaatattaCCTTTTCACGAGTACTCCTGTGTGGTAATGTAGTCCATAGATATGAATATTCACAACATTACTTTATAGATG ttgatGATGGAACCAGTGTCATCAGATGTATTATTTCAGTAAATactttaaatagtttaaaaaaattggatAATGATTTAGAGGCCTGTAAAGAATGGTTGCTAAGAAAAACAACAAATAAGAGTTCTTGGGTAAAAGGAGCGCAAATCACCATGTCCTCAATTAATTATTTACAGAAAACTATTCCAGCCTTTAATGAAATAGAGTTGGGAGATACG attaaaatATTTGGACGTTTAAAAGAAAATGCTTATGGTAGAAATGTATTCATTCAGAAAATATGGATCGAACAGAACAATTCCTTAGTTTTTAACAAGTATTTGGAAGAAATGATCAATGTATATGAAAATCAGTACAATATTCGATTTAACAATCGTTTCGATTAA